The following are from one region of the Cervus canadensis isolate Bull #8, Minnesota chromosome 21, ASM1932006v1, whole genome shotgun sequence genome:
- the NCF4 gene encoding neutrophil cytosol factor 4 yields the protein MARAQQLRAESDFEQLPDDIAISANIADIEEKRGFTSHFVFVIEVKTKGGSKYLIYRRYRQFYALQSKLEERFGPESKTSPFTCILPTLPAKVYVGVKQEIAEMRIPALNAYMKNLLSLPICVLMDEDVRIFFYQSSYDAEQVPQALRRLRPRTRRVKSESPQAAGIDRMAAPRAEALFDFTGNSKHELNFKVGDVIFLLSRINKDWLEGTVRGTTGIFPVSFVKILKDFPEEEDPTNWLRCYYYEDTISTIKDIAVEEDLSSTPLFKDLLELMRREFQREDIALNYQDAEGDLVRLLSDEDVRLMVKRARGLPSQKRLFPWKLHVTQEDNYKVYNTVP from the exons ATGGCCAGGGCGCAGCAGCTTCGGGCTGAAAG CGACTTCGAGCAGCTTCCTGATGACATTGCCATCTCAGCCAACATCGCTGACATTGAGGAGAAGAGAGGCTTCACCAGCCACTTT GTTTTTGTCATTGAGGTGAAGACGAAAGGGGGGTCCAAGTACCTCATCTACCGCCGCTACCGCCAGTTCTACGCCTTACAGAGCAAGCTGGAGGAGCGCTTCGGGCCAGAGAGCAAGACCAGCCCCTTCACCTGTATCCTCCCCACGCTCCCAG CCAAAGTCTACGTGGGTGTGAAACAGGAGATCGCCGAGATGCGAATACCTGCCCTCAACGCCTACATGAAG AACCTCCTCAGCCTGCCCATCTGCGTGCTGATGGACGAGGACGTTCGCATTTTCTTCTACCAGTCGTCCTACGACGCCGAGCAGGTGCCTCAGGCGCTCCGGCGGCTCCGCCCGCGCACCCGGAGAGT AAAGAGCGAGTCCCCGCAAGCTGCTGGCATTGACCGCATGGCGGCTCCACGAGCGGAG GCCCTGTTTGACTTCACTGGGAATAGCAAACATGAGCTGAATTTCAAAGTTGGAGATGTGATCTTCCTTCTCAGTCGGATCAATAAAGACTGGCTGGAG gGCACTGTCCGGGGAACCACAGGCATCTTCCCAGTGTCCTTTGTGAAGATCCTCAAGGACTTCCCAGAGGAGGAAGACCCCACCAACTGGCTACGCTGCTACTACTACGAGGACACCATCAGCACCATCAA GGACATTGCGGTGGAGGAGGACCTCAGCAGCACCCCACTCTTCAAGGACTTGCTGGAGCTCATGAG GCGGGAGTTCCAGAGGGAGGACATCGCCCTCAACTACCAGGATGCTGAGGGGGACCTGGTTCGGCTGCTGTCGGATGAGGACGTGAGGCTTATGGTGAAGCGGGCCCGAGGCCTCCCCTCCCAGAAGCGTCTCTTCCCCTGGAAGCTGCACGTCACCCAGGAGGACAACTACAAGGTCTACAACACGGTCCCCTGA